The proteins below come from a single Alnus glutinosa chromosome 9, dhAlnGlut1.1, whole genome shotgun sequence genomic window:
- the LOC133877380 gene encoding linoleate 13S-lipoxygenase 2-1, chloroplastic-like: MLKPQLTQQSLYSTQTPFLQHFKPFIHGHGNGNGNASLPISRQSFHKMNKSVPVGFIPGNIKAVASSTEKATSVKAIVTVQFTVGGFLSNLGIARGLDDIRDLLCKSVLQLELVSTELDPRTGLEKETIKGYAHRTCEAEKYESSFEVPADFGEVGAILVENEHRKEMFIKDIKLNGLPNGLVHIICDSWVHSRHDDPQKRVFFANKSYLPFQTPSGLRRLREEELVNLRGNGQGERKTFERVYDYDVYNDLGDPDSSADLKRPVLGSKDHPYPRRCRTGWARSKTDPSSEKRSSSVYVPRDESFSEVKQITFSVNTVYSVLHALIPSLETAIIDADLGFPNFTAIDLLFNEGVKLHSLKNQNIQFLRTLLPTLLKAFSYLRKNVLQFETPKTMDRDKFFWFRDAEFGRQTLAGLNPYSIQLITEWPLKSKLDPKIYGPPESAITTEMIQREIGGLMSVKEAIKQKKLFILDYHDLLLPFVSKVREIKGTTLYGSRTVFFLTPDETLRPLAIELTRPPIDGKPQWKEIHMPSCDATGIWLWRLAKAHVLAHDSGYHQLVSHWLRTHCAAEPYIIATNRQLSVVHPIYRLLHPHFRYTMEINALAREALINGGGIIESSFSPGKYSMELSSAAYDQQWQFNLEALPADLINRGMAVEDPTAPHGLKLTIEDYPFANDGLVLWDAIKDWVSDYVNHYYPNPRLIESDQELQAWWTEIRTVGHADKKDEPWWPVLKTPKDLIEIITTIVWVTSGHHAAVNFGQYTYAGYFPNRPTIARTNMPNEDPSEEFWKNFCQKPEGALLQCFPSQIQATRVMAVLDILSNHSPEEEYLGETIEPAWAEDPIIKAAFERFNGRLLKLEGTVDERNANKDLKNRNGAGVVPYELLKPFSTPGVTGKGVPYSISI, from the exons ATGTTGAAACCACAGCTAACCCAACAGTCGCTGTACTCCACCCAAACCCCCTTCCTACAACACTTCAAGCCGTTCATCCATGGCCATGGCAATGGCAATGGCAATGCTTCACTTCCAATCTCAAGgcaatcattccacaaaatgaACAAAAGTGTTCCAGTCGGCTTCATTCCCGGCAACATAAAAGCTGTGGCAAGCTCTACCGAGAAGGCCACTTCTGTTAAAGCCATTGTAACTGTGCAATTTACTGTTGGTGGCTTCCTCTCAAACCTTGGGATAGCCCGAGGGCTTGATGATATAAGAGACTTACTTTGTAAAAGTGTACTCCAATTGGAGCTTGTTAGCACCGAGCTTGATCCTA GGACGGGATTAGAGAAAGAGACAATTAAAGGGTACGCACACAGGACATGCGAAGCGGAGAAATACGAGTCAAGTTTTGAAGTTCCAGCAGATTTCGGGGAGGTTGGGGCCATTTTGGTGGAGAATGAGCACCGCAAGGAGATGTTCATCAAGGATATTAAACTCAATGGCTTACCTAATGGTCTCGTTCATATAATCTGTGATTCATGGGTTCATTCAAGGCATGACGATCCCCAGAAGAGGGTCTTCTTTGCAAACAAG TCATATTTGCCATTCCAGACACCAAGTGGGCTGAGGAGGCTTAGAGAAGAAGAGCTTGTGAATTTGCGAGGCAATGGGCAAGGAGAACGCAAGACCTTTGAGAGGGTGTACGATTACGATGTGTACAACGATCTTGGAGATCCTGATAGTAGTGCTGATCTTAAACGACCCGTGCTCGGCAGCAAAGACCACCCCTATCCTAGACGTTGTCGGACTGGATGGGCGCGCTCTAAAACAG ATCCATCGTCGGAGAAAAGAAGCAGCAGCGTCTATGTTCCCCGGGATGAGAGCTTCTCGGAAGTAAAGCAGATAACGTTCTCAGTCAACACAGTATACTCGGTGTTGCATGCATTGATACCGTCGTTGGAGACGGCAATCATCGACGCTGATCTCGGATTCCCGAACTTCACGGCAATCGATTTGCTTTTTAACGAGGGGGTTAAATTGCATTCCCTTAAAAACCAAAACATACAGTTCCTCCGCACCCTCCTGCCCACGCTACTCAAGGCTTTCtcttatttaagaaaaaatgtgTTGCAGTTTGAGACTCCGAAGACAATGGATA GAGACAAATTCTTTTGGTTTAGGGATGCCGAATTTGGTAGGCAGACTCTTGCTGGTCTCAATCCCTACAGCATACAGTTGATCACG GAATGGCCATTGAAGAGTAAACTCGACCCAAAGATCTACGGCCCGCCAGAATCAGCAATCACTACAGAAATGATTCAACGAGAGATCGGTGGTTTAATGAGCGTCAAGGAG GCCATAAAGCAGAAGAAGTTATTCATTCTAGATTACCATGACCTATTGTTACCATTTGTGAGCAAAGTGAGAGAGATTAAAGGGACAACTTTGTATGGATCACGGACGGTGTTCTTCCTAACCCCCGATGAAACCTTAAGGCCGTTGGCCATTGAGCTGACTCGGCCACCAATCGATGGGAAGCCACAGTGGAAAGAGATTCACATGCCTTCTTGTGACGCTACAGGTATCTGGCTATGGAGGCTTGCAAAAGCTCACGTTCTTGCCCATGACTCTGGTTATCACCAACTTGTTAGCCATTG GCTAAGAACTCATTGTGCTGCAGAACCTTATATAATTGCGACAAATAGGCAACTCAGTGTGGTGCACCCTATCTATAGACTGCTGCACCCTCATTTCCGGTACACTATGGAGATTAACGCTCTCGCTCGAGAAGCACTTATTAATGGAGGAGGGATCATTGAGTCCTCATTCTCACCTGGAAAATACTCCATGGAGTTGAGCTCCGCTGCTTATGACCAGCAGTGGCAGTTCAACTTGGAGGCATTACCAGCTGACTTGATTAACAG GGGAATGGCTGTTGAAGATCCAACTGCTCCGCATGGCCTAAAGCTCACAATTGAGGATTACCCCTTTGCCAATGACGGCCTCGTCCTTTGGGACGCAATAAAAGATTGGGTGAGTGACTATGTCAACCACTATTACCCGAACCCAAGGCTGATAGAGTCTGATCAGGAGCTACAAGCATGGTGGACAGAAATCCGAACAGTAGGCCATGCTGACAAAAAGGATGAACCATGGTGGCCGGTTCTCAAGACCCCAAAAGACCTGATCGAAATCATCACAACGATTGTATGGGTGACATCTGGTCACCATGCAGCCGTGAACTTTGGACAATACACTTACGCAGGTTATTTCCCTAACCGGCCTACCATTGCTAGAACCAATATGCCCAATGAAGACCCTTCTGAAGAATTTTGGAAAAACTTCTGCCAAAAGCCTGAAGGTGCACTCTTACAATGCTTTCCTTCACAAATTCAAGCGACAAGAGTGATGGCTGTTTTGGACATACTATCAAATCATTCTCCAGAGGAGGAGTATCTAGGGGAGACAATAGAGCCTGCTTGGGCTGAAGACCCGATCATTAAGGCGGCCTTTGAAAGGTTTAACGGGAGGTTACTTAAGCTTGAAGGGACTGTTGATGAGAGGAATGCCAACAAGGACTTGAAGAACAGAAACGGAGCTGGGGTTGTGCCATATGAGCTTTTGAAGCCATTCTCGACGCCTGGAGTGACTGGGAAGGGTGTTCCCTATAGCATTTCCATTTGA